From the genome of Vicia villosa cultivar HV-30 ecotype Madison, WI linkage group LG2, Vvil1.0, whole genome shotgun sequence, one region includes:
- the LOC131651520 gene encoding uncharacterized protein LOC131651520, giving the protein MVGSKSSDRIFGGKYVISTSPSELEQFSNWILKPGDGKLAKSDDGYAEIDIPPELLITDFDDPLQAIFQNTYPNFGVNYHNETFLQSRAILAGTIETVDLIKQYVLEFLPGEQKEYLSFDSVDTFGGDANESFDVFTPEFLNTLRNYGLPNHKIILKIGTPIMLLRNIDQSEDLCNGTRLILTRLADHVIEAKIISGKNIGGVVYIARMNITPTQSLWPFKMTRR; this is encoded by the exons ATGGTAGGATCCAAATCATCTGACAGAATATTTGGAGGTAAG TATGTGATTAGCACAAGTCCTTCTGAGTTGGAACAATTTTCGAACTGGATATTAAAACCCGGGGATGGAAAGTTAGCAAAATCTGATGATGGTTATGCAGAGATTGATATTCCTCCAGAATTGTTGATCACAGATTTTGATGATCCACTTCAAGCAATATTTCAAAACACATATCCAAATTTTGGTGTTAATTACCATAATGAAACATTCTTGCAATCAAGGGCAATATTGGCTGGAACCATTGAGACTGTTGATCTAATAAAACAATATGTATTAGAATTTCTACCAG GCGAACAAAAGGAATATTTATCTTTTGATTCAGTTGATACATTTGGTGGTGACGCCAATGAATCTTTTGATGTTTTTACTCCTGAGTTTTTGAATACGCTCAGAAATTATGGTCTTCCCAATCACAAGATTATATTAAAGATTGGTACTCCAATAATGCTTCTTAGAAATATTGATCAATCAGAAGATTTGTGCAATGGGACACGGCTCATTCTTACAAGATTGGCAGATCATGTTATCGAAGCAAAAATTATTTCAGGCAAAAACATCGGAGGTGTCGTATATATTGCAAGAATGAATATTACTCCTACTCAGTCCCTATGGCCCTTCAAGATGACTAGAAGGTAA